CTGCTCGATCCCTATCGCAACACCACGGAAGAAATGCAGTTGGTGGCACTGACGGTGCGCGAAGGTGCGACGACGTACACCAGCGGTAATCATTTGCGGATCAGACTGGGGGAGCAGGCGTCACAGGATCAGCTCTTTCCCTACGTCAGCACAAGTGATGCCGGAGCCGCCTGGGTACCGGCTGCGGGTACGCCCGCGATTGCGGCGCGAGGTGCTGGAAGGCTTCTCGACCGGAGCACGGCTGTTCTCAATTCCTCTTCCGTCAATTGGGGTAATACGACGGTCGCTGAAATCTATCGAGGCAACGTTTGGACGACCTCGCATGCCTGTCGCATGTCGGGCGTTTCCTTGGCGATCCAGTTCGAAGATGAAGCCGACTTCGCTGTGCGTGTGTATGTGAACGGCGAATTGAAGGCAAACGTCGAGTTGCCCGAAGCGAGTGCATCGTGTGTAAGCGGGGATGAACAAGAACGCGCCGGTACGATCACGATCCCGATTGCGCCGATTGTGCTCGAGGCGGGAGATGTCGTACGGACAATTCTCGAGCCGCAAACAGCCAACGAGATCACACTCCCAGTTTTGGAATTCTCCGATTCGGCCCAAAGACTCGAATTCACGCGCGGCGTCGACATCCGGTACACCGCGGGTTTCTCAACCCCGACCTGGACCGATTCTGACACGCAGCTCGCTGCCATCACGCCCGTGATCGATCAGATCGGCGGCGGTTCGGCATCAAGCGGCAGCGCGGGATCCGTCAGCACCAAGTTGTCGGTGCGCTCCGGCAAGGAGTCGTTCATCGCGCAGGTCTTCATCCCCGATGCCGCGTCATTCAGCGGCGAAGGTCTGACCGGCCTGACATTCGATTCGTCGGGACTCCGCGCGTACTACATGCGTTCCGATCTCGAAGAACCGGTCGGCTTCAACACGGGCGGCACCGAAGGCACGTTCGTCGAAATGAACCTCGGCGACTGGGTGGACAGCGGATTCGTCGAGATCGATGCCGAAACCATGCCGGGGTGGTATCAGCTCGGCATCCCGAATGCCGCGTTCGCGCCCGGGGCCGAGAGCGTCTCGATCGTTCTGCGCGGCGTCACCAACATGGCGCAAGTCAACATCGAGATCGCGATCGATCAGGAAGTGATGCTCGCGCCGCGCGGGTTCGACAACCTCGGAGTTCCGACGTTCGTCGACAGCGAGGAAGAGAGCGTCAACGAACCCGTCAACACCACGCTCGGCACCCTCACGTGGCCGGAGCGCATCTGGTATTCCAGCCAGTGGATCGTCGGCGGGCGCGAGGACAACCGCGATCTCAAGAAACTCACGCTGCTGGCGAACGATGGTACGACGACCAAGGCATCGGCGGATTACACCGACGCCGCGAACATCGTCAATGTGCCGCCGATGACGCTGAACTGAAGAACGGGGGTAAAGCACATGATCAGAACAATTCTGACACTCACGGCCGTGACGGCGCTCGCGCCGCCGTTCGGCATCAACGCAAAGGCGGGCGAATCTTCGCTCGTCATCAATTCGGCGACGGCGCTCGCGGGTCCGCTGAACATCAACGCCGCGGATGCATCAACGGGCACGTTCTTCGCGAAGTACGCGCCGTCGAGGGGGACGCCGATCTTGATCTATTGGGGCCACGCGAGCAATATCAGCTCCACCAGCCCAATCTGGCGAGACAAAGCCACCTGGGCTTGCAACTTTGCCTCGTTCCAGCATCAGTACTATCCCATTCCCGGATATCCGCTGATGGATATTCTGCATTGGCAGCAGAATCACGGTTGCGACGAAAACTACGCGCAGCTAGATCCATCGACGGACAAGATCGACTGTTCCGATGCCAACCTGCAACTCAAGATCAATGCTCACGCCGCACACGACGCGCGGCAGATCTGCGACTGCATCCACAAACAAGGTCTGATTCGCGGACGCGGCCCGATCGGCGGGGGAAACTACGGAGGCGCTTTCTCGCACCACGAGCTATTCACCGACGGGAGATGGCAGGACAATACAGCGCACTTCACATTTACTGCGCTCTTCCGCCATCCCGACGATGCGCCGACGGTCCCGAGAACGCAGTATCTGCCGACAAGCGCCGGGGTCTATCGCGCTGACTCTCCCACAACTCTCTTCAAAGTGGACCCGCAGGGCGCTTTGATCGGAGGCAGCTTTCAGACGGCGAGCGGTCGCACAGCGATCGAAGCCAATACGATTGGTGCGCGACCGGGCAACTACCACCACCTCTTCTGCGAGTACGGGATCGCGGCAGCAAAGCGCTATGTGGTTGCGCTGCGGGCCGCAGTCAAGGATCTCTGCGATTCGTACCTCCCGCCGGGCGAAACCGATCCGATCGAACTCTGCTATCCGGCATACGTGCTGCTCGATAGCGAAGACATGTCGACGCGGGTCGCGATGCATTCGAACGGGTACATTAACGACCCGGCTCACGGAGGCGAACCTCCGAGTCCGGGTGGTCCTGGCTACTACTTATTGGGCTGCCTCTACCACGTCATGGGTGACTTTGGAGCTCCCAACAACACGTGGACAATGCCGATCTACTACTCGGGATCAAACTTTGATATTCCGGAGTCGTATCAGTCGACCATCTACGCCGACACAGTCTTGCGTAATCTCTACTACAAGTACGCGCCGACGATGGGCGATTCGCGCGAAGCCAACTCGGACGTCAACCTGCGCTTCAACAAGATCATTTATCAGGCCGCCGACTACTGCCTTTTCAAGGCGATGATCGAGCCGTGGAAGGAGGAATTCCCGCAAGCCGGCTTCTCCAACTACGAATTTGTAGTGGTGCCGGATCCGTTACATCCATACCAGCGTCCGTCCTCTAGCGGCGTGGCTTCCATCCAGGAATTCATCCGGCAGGACTACCAGGCCCCGAGTTGCTATGGCATGTGCGGCGCGAGCGATCCGTACGTCACGTCGATTCGCAATGCCGTCGGCCAGGAGGCACTGGATGCGGCGGTTGAGGATTGGAATAACGAGTCGCACAGGCTCATTGTCGACCAAATTCTAAAGAACATCCATCCCACGATGCCGACCGATGCGTACATCTACGGCGTCTATCTGCCGGAGCAATTGCGATCGAAGGTCGCCGATCCTCCCGGCATCAGGGATCGTGATGTTGATCCCAGACCTACTGACGACAACCAATGGGGCGGCGACAAGTCGTTTTTCAAGCGTCTGGTCAAGACCCTTTGGAAGCGGGGCATCTACAAGTACGTCGTCTATTCCGGCGATATCGACCTGACTTTTGAAGCCTGGAAGGAAGTACAGGCGGAAATCCGCGCCGGCGATCTCGAGACCTAATCGCCGATCGTCCGTGAAGGAGTGAATCTGAACCGAGGGGCCCGCGCGACGGCGCGGGCCCTTTCTTGCAGATGTGTTTCAGACGCCCACCGTTGCGCGCGCCGCCGTTCGTCCCGTCACGCATTGCTCGATCGCCTGCGCCGCCTGCTCGATCATCGGCGCCTTGACATCCAGGTGCGTCACGCAACGGATGCGGCGCGGGCCGGTCGCGAGCATCAGCACGTTCTGGGCTTTCAGTTTGTCCGAGAGCTGCTGCGCCGTCAGCGGCACATCCTGGGCGATGTCGAAGTACAGGATGTTCGTTTCGACCGGCGCGAGCGCGATCGAGAGCCCGGGGATGCTCGCGATCAGTTCCGCCAGTTTCTTCGCGTTGGCATGGTCTTCGGCGAGCCGCTGCACGTGATTGTCCATCGCGTAGAGCGCCGCCGCGGCAAGGATTCCGACCTGCCTTGTCATGCCGCCGAACATCTTCTTGAAGCGCTGCACGCGCAGGATGGTTTCCGCATCACCCGCGACCGCCGAGCCGACCGGCGCGCCGAGGCCCTTGGAAAAACAGCACGAGATCGTGTCGAAATGCTTCGCGTATTCCTTCATCGCGACGCCGCTGGCGACGCTCGCGTTCCAGAGTCGAGCGCCATCGAGGTGCAGCCGCAGCTTGTGCTTGCGTGCCTCGGCGGTGACGCGCTGGATCTGCTCGAGGGGCCAGACCGTGCCGCCGCCTCGGTTGTGGGTGTTCTCGACGGTGAGCAGACGCGAGTGGGGGAAGTGATACGCATCCTGGCGCACCAGGGGCGTGACATCCGCGACATCGAAGAGCCCGCGCGGATTGACGATCGTGCGGATCATGCAGCCCGAGAGTGCCGCGGGGGCGCCGGTTTCGTAGTGGATGATGTGCGAACCTTCGGAGCAGATGATCTCGTCGCCCGGTTCGGTGTGGGCGCGGATGGCGGTCTGATTCGCCATCGTGCCGGTGGGGACGAAGCACGCGGCGGACTTGCCCAGGTGTGCCGCGAATTTCTCTTCGAGCTTTCGCACGGTCGGATCGTCGCCGAGCACCTCGTCGCCCACTTCGGCGTTCGCGATGACCTTGCGCATCTCGGGGGTGGGGCGTGTAACCGTGTCGGACCGGAGATCGATGAGCTGCTGTGCCATGGGCTGATGGTAAACACGCTGCCAATCAGGCAGTTTTTGGATTTCTGCCAAAGTGGCAATCGATGTCGGGCCTCCTGCAAGATTGAACGAGCCGGGTGGCTGGAGGAACCCGCCGCGCGGCATTTCCGCCGAGCCCGGACACTGGCACGCCGGTTGCCATTTGCTTTCCAGAGCGCCATCGGCGTGGGGCCGGGGTGCTGAAAGGAGACTCAGACTATGAATATTGCATTCCGTCGTCGTCCCAGTGAACTCGCCGCCAATTGCTGCGGCCCGTCGTCGAACGCTTCGTTGAGCCCGCTCGCGCAGATCTTTGCCGATCCGTTTATCGGTGAGGTGCTGGGCGGCGCGTGGAGCACGGCGCCGGCGCCGATGCCGCTCGATGTCACCGAATCCGAGAGCGCTTTCGTCGTGCGCGCCGACGTCCCCGGTTTCAAGAAGGATCAGATCGCGCTCGACGTCGAGAAGGGCGTGTTGACCGTTCGCGCCGAAGCGGCGGAGGAGAAAGACGAAAACACCGAACGCTACCACCGCAGGGAGCGTCGCTCGCAGAGCGTGACGCGCCGCATCGCGCTGCCGGAAGGCGTCTCGGAAAACGACATTGCCGCGGATCTTTCGGACGGTGTGCTGACGATCACGCTGCCGAAGGCGCCGCAGGCCCAGGCGCGCAAGATCGCGATCAAGTAGGAAAGCCGTTCCGGTCCAAGCGGTTCTCCAATTTGCGCAACCAAGCGTCCCGGCGGGCACTCGCCGGGACGCTGCTTTTCACGCGGAGCGAGCCTTGGCGAGTGTCGCGCGATCTCCCATATGTGTGAGCAAACGGCCGAAGCCGGTCGCGCCGATCGCGCTCATGATCGCGCTGACGGCGAGGACGGCGGCGGCGGAAGTCGTCGTTACGCCGAGGCCGAGAATCGAGAGTCCCGCGCTCACGCCGCCGTTGTAGAGGCCGACCGCGAAGAAGGGTGCGATGAGCCCGCGGATCCCGTTGAGCGTGACGTGCGAGGCCATGTACTGGCTGGTGTGCGTGGGCGGCGCGAAATCAACGTGGCCCAGGTTCCACGCGAGCGTGCCGCCGCCGTAAGCGACTCCCTGCAAGACTGCGGTGAGATAAAGGAGTTCGACGCGGTGGAAGAGGACGCCGAGACAGGCGATCGTCGCGGAGCCGACGAACATCCACGTTTGTCTTGCGCGGAAGCGAACGACATGGGAGCGATCGAGATAGCGCGCCCAGATGGGGATCGAGAGCGGCATGACGAGCGCCATGATCGAGCTGGTGATCAGGATGCTGCGAAGGTAGCCGAGGTCAAATTGATCGCGCAGTACGATTGTGAGAATGGGGCCGAGCAGCATGTTGCCGAGGCCGAGCACGAACATCCAGAGCATGAAGCGCGCCCACATCGGGTCTTTGTGGAGCACGCGCCAGACGACAAGCGGCCCGTGCCACGGTTTCATGATCGGCGCCGAGTCGAGTTCGGCGCGGCGCATTTGCTTCTCGCGGCGAACACGCTGCTTGCGGGTCGCGAAGAACGCGATGAGACCGACAGATGCAACCGAGATGACCAGCGGCGGGAACCAGCCCGGGTGGACGTTGAGAACGGATCCGACGACGACGCCCACGACGCCCGCCATCACGTACTGCATGGTCTGGAAATTGCCGACGGCGGTGGCGCGCATGATCGCCGGGTAGTTCGATCGCCAGACGGTTGGGCGGAGTGTGATGATCCCCGACCAGCAGACTCGTGCCAGAATCGCGACCGCAACCATGGCAAAGAGCCCGGTGCTCGAAACCGGTGTCAGCGCCATGAGCGCGATCAGCAGGATCACGCAGAGCTGGAGCAGATTGATGAGCGGGATCTTCGGGCGTCCGTGGCTCAAGCCCGACCAGAAGAAACTGAGAATGTTGGCGAGATCGGGCGCAGCAAAGAGCAGAGCGACGTAAAAGTTGAGCGCTTCGGCTTCGACGACGTCCTCGAAGCGGCGCTTGGCGATGTTGGAGATGACGCCGCCTTCGACGATGCCGAGCGTGGTCGAGAAGCAGATGACGGTGATGAGTTCGAGCGAATACGACCGGCGTGCAAAGCGCGGAAACGCGACCGGAAGAAACGAGCGGAAGTAGGAGAGCAGCCAGGCCATGCGTTCCGTGCGGCCGAAGAAACAGGTCGTCCGTGAGCGGTGATGCTAGCCGGCTGTTGAATCGGACCGTTCGGCAGCGGCGCTCATTTCGGGGCCGAGTTCGGTCGAAAACGACCTATTCTTGACCATGCCCACCGCCACTCCATCCCAGCCGCCTTCGTCCCGCGAGCAGCCGTACGTCCTGGGCACGGGGAACGACGAGGCGTTCCGGCTCGGTCTTCAGCACCGGCTGTGGAGCAACTCGGCATTCGACCTTTGGCTCCGCGCCGGCCTGCAGCCGGGGATGCGGGTTCTTGACCTTGGTTGCGGCCCCGGCCACGCCTCGCTCGACATCGCGCAGATCGTGGGCGCGCAGGGGAGAGTTGTCGGCGTCGATGAATCCGCGGCATTCCTCAAGCAGCTCGGACAGGAATCCGAGGCGCGTCGGCTCCACAACATCGATCGCGTGCTGGGAGATGCGCAGAAGCTCGATCATTGTCTGCCTTCGCCCGCGACCGACGACTACTTCGACATGGCCTACACGCGCTGGGTCTTCTGCTTCGTCGCCAGTCCCGACGAGATGGTGAAGGGCGTCAGGCGTGTGCTGCGGACCGGCGGCAAACTTCTGGTGCAGGATTACTTCAACTACGAATTCGGCATCACGCTGGCGCCGCGGCGCGAGGCGTTCTCACGGGCGATCAAGGCTGTGGGGCAATCGTGGCGTGCACGGGGCGGCAACCCGGACATCATGGGAGAACTGCCGCGGCTTTTGAAGCGCCACGGCTTTGAGATCGAGCACATGGACGTGAAGCAACGCATCGCGCGTCCGAATACGAGCATGTGGCACTGGCCGTGGACATTCTTCAATTCGTTCCTGCCCAAACTCGTCGAATCGGGTTTCCTTTCGCAGGCGGATTGCGACGCGGCTCTGAAAGAGATGGCCGCAGCGGTGAACGACGACGGCGCGTTCATGCTGCTGCCGCCGGTCTTCGAGTTGATCGCGGTCAAGGCATAAAAAAACACCCCCGGCTGTGCGGGCCGGGGATGCACAAAGAACGTATTTTCGAATTGTGGTTCTCTCTCCCCGGCCCCGGGGAGACGTCTCAGGCTCAGGGGCAGAGCAGCTCGTTGTACGCGCCGGCGAAGATCACGAAGTCCGAGTCTTCAACGATGCCGTCATCATTGAGATCGGCCATGCACAGGCCGGGCAGCGCCGGGCACTCGAGGGCGTTGTAAGCGTTCGCGAAGATCACGAAGTCGCTGTCGTCGACCAAACCGTCGTTGTTGAGGTCCGAAGCGCAGGAGCGGTTGGCCATGAGGATGTGGTAGTCCTCGTCGAAGACCTTGCCGTTGCCGCTGACATCGCCCTTGGCCCATCCGGCGGGAGAAGCGAGCGAGCCGGTGTTGTAGTTGGCGGCCCAGGTATTGAAGTCGTTGATATCGGTGCGGCGATCGAGGTTCACATCGCCGTAGCTGGTCTGGAGCGCGCTGAGCACGACGTAGTCCACATCGGACTGATTGACGATAAGGTCGCCGTTCATGTCGGCCGACAGGTCAAAGTTTGCGGCCTTGACCAGATCGGTCCAGTTTGCTGTGCCGCTGAACGCCGGGTTGTTGAACTGCTGGTAGACGTAATCGATGTCCTTGGCGTCGATCACGCCGTCGGCGCCGACCGGGGCCCATCCGCGGGCGATGCCGCCCGATCCGGCAACGTCCGCGCGGGAGGCGCCGCCCGTGTATGCCGCGCCGCCCGAAGCGGTCGCGAGCGTGGTATTGAAGAAGTTGATCCCGGCGCAGGTCGGGCAGTTCGCATTCGCCTGCATGTCAACTTCTTCAAAGGCGACCTTGCGGTTGAGCACGCCGCCCTGGATGAGCAAGCCGTCTGCAAAGTAGCGGACGTCGGCCTTGGTGAAGCTGCCGTCACAGTCGAAATCGCCGAGGATTTCGATCACCGCGTCGGTGGCCGGTGCGCCGGCGAGGGGGCCGGAGCCGGCGGGAGCGGACCACGCGGGTCCGCCGGCGCGTTGGTTGTAGGCCTTGATCATTTCTCCGATGTCCGCCAGGTCGCGGATGCCGTTGCCGCTGAAGTCGCCGGCGATTTTGTTGCGGGTGGTCAGGTTCGAGTTGTAGTTCACGATTGCGCCGCCCTGGCTGATGTAGTTGTTGCCGTTGGCGACGCCGTCGCTGTACACGACGCCCGTCTTGCGGGTCGGGACGCGGCCGTTGGTGGTGGTGTTGAACGAGTAGTAGACCGAAGCGCCGAGGACGTTGGTGTCGCGGAGGTAATTCTGCAGCGGCTGGCTGAACGCCGGCGTCGGAGCCAAGCTGGTCGGCGCCTGCGGGTCGTGCGCATTGTCGAGGCCCTCGTTGAGAACGAAGTTGAACGCGAGCACTTCGCCGGGCATGAAGTCCGAATCCGGACCGCCCGGGACAGCAACAAATTCAGCGACGCTCTGGCGGATGTTGTTGAGATATGCCGCAGCGTTGGGGTTGGTCATCTTGGGCAGAATCGCGCCCGTGCCGCCGTCGGCGATCGACTCGGCGAGCGGAGTGCCGCGGCTGATGAACTGGGCGGGCCCGCCGATCACGAATCCATCGGCAGAGTTGTCGAGGATGGCGTCGATGTTGGCGCGGCTGTACGCGGTGCCGCCGTAGACATCGTTCTGAACCGCGAGCAGTTCGAAGATGCCGTTGGCCAGCCACCCCTGCTGCGAGGCTGCGCCGCGCTCGGGACCGACATAGCCGACGCCGAGACGGGTGTTCGTCACCGTTGATTCAACTTGGCCATTGCCACCCTTGTTGTTGGAGCGGTAGAGCGTGCCGAGGATCTGCTCGTCCGCGGCGTTGGACTGTGTGCCGCCGTTGCCGCCAACGTTGTCACCAACGGTTTGTGAGGGATCGATACCGATCGTGTTCGAGAAGCCGTTGCGGGTTCCCGATCCGATGTCGCGGGTAATAGCGATGAGATTCTCGCCGTTGGGCATGCGGCCTGTCACGAAAAGATGCTGAACCTGGCTCATCTTCATCTGCTGATAGCCGGTGCCGATGTTGGTCACGGGCGAAATCGGGGCGAATGCCAGAGGCTGATCGAAGAGCACGTTCGTCGCGTTCACCGGCGGCGGGTTGTTCGGGTCATAAAAGACCGCGCCGGCGAGTGTGGTGAGATTGCTGGCGAAGGCGGCACCGACCGAGGTGCCCTGCGGGTTGACCGAGGGTCGCATGTTCGCGCCGTAGCCGGCAGTTCCGGGAAGTGCGTAGGGGCTCGGCGTGCCTGGAATCTGCTGAGCCCACCGACCATGAACGTCGCTCGGGGCGATGTCGATGCGGACGCCCAGTCCCGAGGAGACCGTGTCGGGCGCTGCCCACACCGCAATAAAGTTGTTCGGATCAGAAACGACAGGGAAGCCGCGCGGGTTGCCGGCGTTGCCGTACTGGCCACCGGTGAACGCCGTTCCGTTCCAATAGCGGAAGCTGTTGTAATACTGGAAAGATGCGTTGGCGGCGCTCAGGCCGGTGTACGGAGAACCGGTCGAGGGGAGGAGCGATGCGCCCGTTTGTGAGAAGACCGACATCGTCGGGAAACCGGCGTTGACCAGTTCGTTGATGCCGCGGATCGATCCGACGCCCGAATACTGGACCGCCCAGATCTGGCTGGCCGGGAAGGGAGTGACGTTGCTGCCAGCCGCGGTCGGGGCGAGCTGCTGAATGCCGTTCGCGAACTTTCCGGCGGTGCCGTTCTTGTCCACGTCGATGTAGTCGTTAGTCGAGCCGCGCGACTTCACGAAGTTCTCGAGCAGGGTCGCACCGCTGATGGTGACGATCTTCGGCTGCGCGAGCGCGACGGCTTGCACAGTCGTGGCGAGGCCGCACGCCGATACGAGCAACAGATTCTTCTTCATGATTCAACCTCTCTCTTGCTGGATTGGGAGCGGCGGCTCCCATTGAGCGAACGGCCACGCGGCCGATCGTGTGTTCGACGGCTTCGAGCGCCCGATCCCTGGGCTTGAGTACCGTGAATCCGCGCCAGAAACGTGTGTTCCGGGCGCGAGGGTTTATCAGTGCTTTTCGTCGTCCGCAGGGTCGTAGACGGTGTTGTCGCCCGAGAGGCTGTAGTAGCGATTGCCCCAGAGGCGCTTCGAGATCGTGTCGATCACGGTCATTCGGTCGGCGTGTCCATCAAAGAACACGAAGTTTGCAGAGCCGATGGACGCGTCTCCGCCCGGATGATGGCGCCCGACGACGTTGAGTGTCGTCTTGGAATTGGTCATGTCGCCGGCGCCGAGGTCTTTCTTCAGTTTGATGTCGGTAGTCGCTTTGTCGGAAACGTCGGGATACTCGTATCGCTTCGACTTTGCCGCGGGAACTGTGTAGTCCTCGTTCGGATCACCGGTTCCGAAGCGCACTCGGAACGGCGTGAAAGGTCGGTGTGACTTGGACTTGAAGCCGTCCGAGCCGCCCTCGTAGCCCTTTTCGTCGCCGATGGTCGCCCATCCGTTGTTGATGCTGTACGCGTAGTCCGCAGCGAGAATGACCCTGCCCGGGCCGCCACGGTCTCCATCGACTGCGGAAGGGCCGACGAGCACGTTGTTTCGCGACCCTTTCTCTTCGTAAAACTTGTTGCGAGGAATCACGGCGCCGTTCGCGCCATACGCCATCCGTCGCGCCTGACGGTCGGTGATATTCGCCGTGGCGGGATCGACGAACTGATTCGGATCGCGGTCTTCGGTCAGCGGGCCGGGGTTCGTGCGCGGAGCGCCTCTTCCGAACGCCGACGGGCACTCGAACGCGTTCTGCGGCACCTGTCCGCTGTTGAAGAGCGCGAACGACCAGTGCAAATAGCCGAACTGCGGGTCGGTCCCTTTCTGATCCGCGATCTTCCACGACTGCCCGGTCTCCGTGTCCGGGTAGACGTACGAAGCCGGATACCACTTATTGTCCACTGTGTAGGACGTGACCGCGATCGCGATTTGCCGAGTGTTGTTGAGGCAGACCGTCGACCGGGCGGCATTCCGGGCTGCCCCAAGCGACGGAAGCAGAATCCCGATCAAGAGCGCGATGACCGCGATCACCACCAGGAGTTCGATCAGCGTAAACGCACGCGGAGAAGACGAGTTTTCTGCGATTTCCTGCCGTCGCGCGTTCCGGTCCGACATCCTGCTTCCCCTTTGAAGAAAGTTTCGCGCTCGAACAGCCGCGCGTGGTGAGTGAACCGCAGCGTAGTGATCGCAGGAGAGAGTGTGTTCGACCGATGGCACAAGTCTGTGACAAGACTATGTGAAGGAGAATATTCAGTTTGTGCAAAGATGCGACGTGACGCAGAGCCCGTGTTCGCGAAGAGAGAGCTCGCAAGTCGTGTATTGACCGCGAAGAGCGACGGAGTGTCGCCAGAATCTGCCTGATTCTTCATTGATCAGATTCGATTTAATTTGAGTGAACAGTTCGCGCGCCCGCGTCGGCCGACTTCGCCAAATCCTCACGCTATCTTGACCCGGCGAAAACTCAACGCCGCGGCTCACCGGCTGCCGAAGGCCTTGCGAACCAGAATGATCGCGCGGACGAGATAGACAGTGGCCATCACGCCGACAAGGCTGAGCAGGGCGAGATAAAGGGTTGCGCCGGCGAGGGACGAGGTCTTATGGCCTGTCGCGGCACTCGCGCCCGCCGCCATGAATTTGGACATGTCCGCGCCCAGAGCCCACTTCATGATCGAGGCCTGCACCCACATCATCGCGATGACGATGGCGAAGAGACCCCAACGCGAAGCGATGAAGATCCAGCGCTCGATGCTGCTTTCACCCTTCATCGCGCGCCAGAGTTCTCTGAACGGCATGAAGAACACAAGCCCCATGTAGAAGATGCCGCCGATACCTGTTGCTGGAAGACCCGCAAACATGTTCGCTCAACTCCCGGCGGGGTTGCCCGCCTGCGTGAAACACCGATCAACCGAACGCCGAATCAGTGGCCCTTCTCAAAGACTTTGATCGATCGCTTCCCGACAAATTCGTTCCAGAAGGCCCGGGTCACAAACCAGGTGTTCACGAACCGGAGCACCCAGAACGCCGGGACGCTTGAAAGCGCCTTCAGGAATTCGCCACGCTTCGCGGCATAAATCAGCACCGGGACGACGATGGTCGGAAGGTCGAGGAAATAGCCGAGCAGGAAAGCCGGGTGCACGAAGAGTGCGAGCAAGGGGAGCAGAATGAAGAGCGCAAAGACACTCACCGTCGCGTCCCACAACGCCGTCGCAACCATCGAACGCAGGACCGATGTCCCGACGATGTCCTTCCAGTGGACCTTGATGCACTGAGCAAAGCCGGCGCACCAGCGCTCGAGCTGTTTGCTCATGAAGTGAAAGTTGTGCGGCTCCACCGGGTAGCACATCGCTTCCGGACTGAACCGCACCGACATTCCCAGCCGGTAGACGCACCAGGTCAGGTCCATGTCTTCGCCGACGGTGCGCGTGTTCCACCCACCGAGTTGCCGCAGAACATCGGTCTTGTACGCGCTGAAGCATCCGCTGGCAATAAGCGGACGCTCGTAGTAGTCC
The DNA window shown above is from Phycisphaeraceae bacterium and carries:
- a CDS encoding aminotransferase class I/II-fold pyridoxal phosphate-dependent enzyme, with product MAQQLIDLRSDTVTRPTPEMRKVIANAEVGDEVLGDDPTVRKLEEKFAAHLGKSAACFVPTGTMANQTAIRAHTEPGDEIICSEGSHIIHYETGAPAALSGCMIRTIVNPRGLFDVADVTPLVRQDAYHFPHSRLLTVENTHNRGGGTVWPLEQIQRVTAEARKHKLRLHLDGARLWNASVASGVAMKEYAKHFDTISCCFSKGLGAPVGSAVAGDAETILRVQRFKKMFGGMTRQVGILAAAALYAMDNHVQRLAEDHANAKKLAELIASIPGLSIALAPVETNILYFDIAQDVPLTAQQLSDKLKAQNVLMLATGPRRIRCVTHLDVKAPMIEQAAQAIEQCVTGRTAARATVGV
- a CDS encoding Hsp20/alpha crystallin family protein, which codes for MNIAFRRRPSELAANCCGPSSNASLSPLAQIFADPFIGEVLGGAWSTAPAPMPLDVTESESAFVVRADVPGFKKDQIALDVEKGVLTVRAEAAEEKDENTERYHRRERRSQSVTRRIALPEGVSENDIAADLSDGVLTITLPKAPQAQARKIAIK
- a CDS encoding MFS transporter: MAWLLSYFRSFLPVAFPRFARRSYSLELITVICFSTTLGIVEGGVISNIAKRRFEDVVEAEALNFYVALLFAAPDLANILSFFWSGLSHGRPKIPLINLLQLCVILLIALMALTPVSSTGLFAMVAVAILARVCWSGIITLRPTVWRSNYPAIMRATAVGNFQTMQYVMAGVVGVVVGSVLNVHPGWFPPLVISVASVGLIAFFATRKQRVRREKQMRRAELDSAPIMKPWHGPLVVWRVLHKDPMWARFMLWMFVLGLGNMLLGPILTIVLRDQFDLGYLRSILITSSIMALVMPLSIPIWARYLDRSHVVRFRARQTWMFVGSATIACLGVLFHRVELLYLTAVLQGVAYGGGTLAWNLGHVDFAPPTHTSQYMASHVTLNGIRGLIAPFFAVGLYNGGVSAGLSILGLGVTTTSAAAVLAVSAIMSAIGATGFGRLLTHMGDRATLAKARSA
- a CDS encoding methyltransferase domain-containing protein; its protein translation is MPTATPSQPPSSREQPYVLGTGNDEAFRLGLQHRLWSNSAFDLWLRAGLQPGMRVLDLGCGPGHASLDIAQIVGAQGRVVGVDESAAFLKQLGQESEARRLHNIDRVLGDAQKLDHCLPSPATDDYFDMAYTRWVFCFVASPDEMVKGVRRVLRTGGKLLVQDYFNYEFGITLAPRREAFSRAIKAVGQSWRARGGNPDIMGELPRLLKRHGFEIEHMDVKQRIARPNTSMWHWPWTFFNSFLPKLVESGFLSQADCDAALKEMAAAVNDDGAFMLLPPVFELIAVKA
- a CDS encoding type II secretion system protein, whose product is MSDRNARRQEIAENSSSPRAFTLIELLVVIAVIALLIGILLPSLGAARNAARSTVCLNNTRQIAIAVTSYTVDNKWYPASYVYPDTETGQSWKIADQKGTDPQFGYLHWSFALFNSGQVPQNAFECPSAFGRGAPRTNPGPLTEDRDPNQFVDPATANITDRQARRMAYGANGAVIPRNKFYEEKGSRNNVLVGPSAVDGDRGGPGRVILAADYAYSINNGWATIGDEKGYEGGSDGFKSKSHRPFTPFRVRFGTGDPNEDYTVPAAKSKRYEYPDVSDKATTDIKLKKDLGAGDMTNSKTTLNVVGRHHPGGDASIGSANFVFFDGHADRMTVIDTISKRLWGNRYYSLSGDNTVYDPADDEKH